A single genomic interval of Lathyrus oleraceus cultivar Zhongwan6 chromosome 7, CAAS_Psat_ZW6_1.0, whole genome shotgun sequence harbors:
- the LOC127103739 gene encoding uncharacterized mitochondrial protein AtMg00240-like: MGFKTYVDQDESDVSIDITKYRGMTGSLLYLTINRPDIMFSVCLYARFQANPKESHHTVVKRIMKYLKGTTNVGLWYPKCSICDLVGYSDSNNAGLLETRKSLKEDCSLNELSDKSKRIVLGVLVKVCIERLGCLVHKI; the protein is encoded by the exons ATGGGATTCAAaacttatgttgatcaagatgaatcagATGTTTCGATTGATATCACAAAGTATCGAGGTATGACTGGTTCCTTACTATATTTGACGATAAACCGTCCTGATATAATGTTTAGTGTGTGTCTTTATGCGCGGTTTCAAGCCAATCCAAAGGAATCGCATCACACCGTTGTTAAAAggatcatgaagtatctcaaaggaacaacaAATGTCGGCCTATGGTATCCAAAATGTAGTATATGTGATTTAGTTGGATATTCTGACTCGAATAATGCAG GACTGTTGGAAACAAGAAAGTCATTAAAAGAGGATTGTTCTCTTAATGAACTTAGTGataaatccaagaggattgttcttggtgttCTTGTTAAAGTCTGTATAGAAAGACTAGGTTGTCTTGTCCATAAGATCTAA